A window of Fusobacterium sp. SYSU M8D902 contains these coding sequences:
- a CDS encoding amino acid ABC transporter ATP-binding protein, with protein MIKIEKLFKSYEELNVLKGIDAQVNKGDIIAIIGPSGSGKSTFLRCINKLEEPTKGHIYIKDQDIMSDEVDINVIRQNVGMVFQHFNLFPHKTVMENLTLAPMKLKNISQEVAEKKAIVLLEKVGLKDKANVYPNQLSGGQKQRIAIARALAMEPEIMLFDEPTSALDPEMIKEVLDVMRDLAKEGMTMLIVTHEMGFAKNVANRVFFMDGGIILEDTTPNELFSNPKHNRTKEFLNKVLNK; from the coding sequence GTGATTAAGATAGAAAAACTTTTTAAAAGTTATGAAGAATTAAATGTACTAAAAGGGATAGATGCACAGGTAAATAAAGGGGATATTATAGCTATAATAGGACCTTCAGGAAGTGGAAAATCAACATTCTTGAGATGCATAAATAAGTTAGAAGAACCAACTAAGGGACATATCTATATCAAAGATCAAGATATTATGTCAGATGAAGTTGATATAAATGTAATTCGTCAAAATGTAGGTATGGTGTTTCAGCATTTTAACTTATTTCCACATAAAACAGTTATGGAAAATTTAACTCTAGCACCAATGAAGTTAAAAAATATATCACAAGAGGTAGCTGAAAAGAAAGCCATTGTACTACTTGAAAAAGTTGGGCTTAAAGATAAAGCTAATGTCTATCCAAACCAATTATCTGGAGGGCAAAAGCAAAGAATAGCAATAGCTAGAGCTTTAGCAATGGAGCCAGAGATTATGTTGTTTGATGAACCTACTTCTGCTCTTGATCCTGAGATGATAAAAGAGGTATTGGATGTAATGAGAGATCTAGCTAAAGAAGGAATGACTATGTTAATAGTAACACATGAAATGGGATTTGCTAAAAATGTAGCTAACAGAGTTTTCTTTATGGATGGGGGAATAATTTTAGAAGATACTACTCCTAATGAACTATTCTCTAATCCAAAACATAATAGAACAAAAGAGTTTTTAAATAAAGTTTTAAACAAATAG